DNA from Quercus lobata isolate SW786 chromosome 1, ValleyOak3.0 Primary Assembly, whole genome shotgun sequence:
TATCACCATTGTTGTGGTGGCTAGTAGCATCGTCAAGTCATTTGTCCTCCACTGCAAAGTCAGAAagaactcaagaattaattgaCCCTGTTGTCACAGTAGCAGCGTCATCATTCTCCAATGCAGTTGCAACATCCCAACTGGTGtgagggaggaaaaaaaattattaggagTATTTTAATAGAAATATAAAGGGTGAGACAGACGTTACAGATGCAGATTTGATTTGAAAATGGGTAGCTAAAACGAGAATCCTTCCATATAATTTTTGAACAGACTAGATGTGATTATTCGGCctttaaaatttaaggacaTCTTCAGCAGATAAACTTTACTTAACGCCAAGCAGATTTCCCAAGCGCTTAATAGTGCCTCTGGAGAGCTACTGCAGTTGAGTACTCTCATCTAAAGgcattttgaatctttgatgCAATTTTGATAAACTCCAAGGTGCAGCCATAAAGTGAGAGCACCCAAATCTGAGATTTCAAAGTATAATGCTTatctttcctttattttaatggactttcttttgctttgatttagaACTTACATATCCTTTGTTTACATGATAGAGTCACAGACGGACAATTCAAGATTGATGaatataacataaaaataaagataatccATTGCAACCATTCATActccaatttaacaaaaactAGTTTGCATTAAATCTTCATAACTTGCAATTCAGAGTTTGAATCACAAACAAGTAGAACTAAATCTAATAAACCTAAAACCAAACCCTAAAAACCCACATACTTGAAATAGAACCACCTctaattacaaaacaaaaaacaccaccaccaccatcggACTTTCTTGACAGCAAGACTTGTTCCCAAAGTCCCataccaaacacaaaacacaaaacccccTAACCCCCAAAACCGTAGAGAGTCCTTCCTTGCCTCTTCAAGGCATAGACGACGTCCATGGCCGTCACGGTCTTCCTCCTTGCGTGCTCCGTGTAGGTCACGGCGTCGCGAATCACGTTCTCCAAGAAGATCTTGAGGACGCCACGTGTCTCCTCGTAGATCAGACCGCTGATACGCTTCACTCCACCCCTGCGAGCCAATCGGCGAATAGCGGGCTTGGTGATTCCCTGGATGTTATCGCGAAGCACCTTACGATGCCGTTTCGCTCCTCCTTTTCCCAGACCCTTGCCTCCCTTTCCACGCCCAGACATTTTCCAAGACTTGAATTCAAAAATCTGGAAccccaaaacaaagaaagaaattaattaagGTTAGAGAATTAAAGAGAGAGGTGAAAAAgcagagagaaaaagaggggCTTCGAATTGGTTTTACCTGAATTGGGGATTTGGTGAGTTAATGAACGAGTGAGGaagggtttgggttttggtggggaTTTATAGGAGGGAGTGGGAAAAGAGCAATGAGGATGGATCcgttaaattgttttttgtgAGGGATTTGGACCGTTGATAGCTTGTATTGACGGTTGAGATGGGATTTTGAAATGTGGTGCGGATCGATGACGTGGATGCGTGTGTGGTGGGTTTTAAGTTAAGTTGGGCgcaatttttgtgtttttcggGAAAAGTTGTtggggtttgattttgattttcgGAGTGTGGAAAATAGGTGCGCGGAGGAGTTGGCGCCCTATTGGGCCTGAATCCTGATTATATATTTCGGAAGTGTTTGTATTTTCTACTAGCTGcatcctctctttttcttttctctcttttttttagaattttttttattttttatttgagtatCCTACATCGAtctattcaaaataatattggtaaaagtttaaaaaataagataaattatatatttaaacccTATGAATGATATTGGGTGACAAATTAAATTCTTTAGTttcaaactctcttttttttctttttcttttttgagaaaatagtttcaaactctttcaaaaataacaatatagTTTCATTTAAATGGATCATTAGTTACATTTGTTATACCCCTAAACTATAaggtttaaaatataatttttccaacaaaaaaaaaaaaatcaaaattacataGTTTAAGTTTGGATGAAttatcattttagtccttaaaatttatttgttatcaATTTAATTCTTAAACTTTAACATTCCTGTCAAGTTGATCATTGTGTTTAGGGTAAAATTTAGGTATAATACTTTGGGTGTAGTATATTAGATTCCATAATCAAATTCATACATCTTGATGGgttaaaatttattatgcttgaaaaatataatattgttttagttttattggTTAATAGAACTAgacatttgaatttaattgaaaaacctAATGTATTGTACCTA
Protein-coding regions in this window:
- the LOC115988258 gene encoding histone H4; the encoded protein is MSGRGKGGKGLGKGGAKRHRKVLRDNIQGITKPAIRRLARRGGVKRISGLIYEETRGVLKIFLENVIRDAVTYTEHARRKTVTAMDVVYALKRQGRTLYGFGG